ACAAGAACCCCCACAGACCGTTTATCCGGTTTGCGGGGGTTCTTGTATTCAGAGATGATAAGACGCCAGTTATTCGATTAAGCCCACCGTTTACGCTCAAGGGAAGGCAGAATCTGAAGTTCCTCCCTGTACTTGGCAACCGTTCTGCGGGAGATGACAATTCCCTCCTCGGCGAGCAGTGTGGCCAAATGACGATCCGAGTAGGGACGCTGAGTCTGTTCCGTGCGAATGATTTCTTTTAATCTACGTTTCACCGCTGAGGCAGATGTTTTATCCCCTGACGTTGTGCCGATTCCCGAGGCAAAGAAAGCTCTGAGTTCATATACACCATGCGGAGTGTCAATGTATTTACCGTTCACCGCACGACTTACCGTTGATTCATGCATGCCAATCTTCTCTGCAATAACAGCCAAATTAAGCGGTTTTAGCGCGGATGGGCCTTTGACCCAAAAGTGCTTCTGCTCTTCCATCACTGCCGCCAGCACACGCACTAAAGTCCTGCGCCGCAAGTGTACACTCCGAATGATAGCCCTCGCCTCTGCCACGCGGGTAGACCAGATTGCGTCCGGAGCCTCTTCCCTGATCCAGCGGAAGCACGCTTCATTCATCGATACACGAGGGTTACCTGCTGCATGCAGGCTAAAATGGGCCTCACCGTTACGCAACCTGACAATGGCATCCGGAATAATGTAATGTGGCCGTTCTGTACATCCGATGGATCGACAGGGCTTGGGGTCCAGACGTGTAATATAGTCATAGGCAGTCTGAGCTTCCCGTGAAGTCATACCTAATCGACTCCCTGTTCTACCTGGGTGAAAAGGAACCAGTGCTTCCAATCCCGCTTCCACCATACGTTCAGCGTACTGAATAGCCAATGGATCACGTCTAATCTGGAGCAACAGACATTCTTGCAGATTCCGCGCTCCTACACCAGCAGGGTCCAGCGATTGGAGAAGCTCCAGTCCCGCTGCAATCTTGCTCATCGAAAGCTCAAGTGTTGCTTGCACCTCTGCCAGTTCAACCGTCAGATAACCATCATCATTAACGCACCCTGCCAAATATACGGCCATATTTTCCAATTCATCTGGAAGTGTCATCACCCGAATTTGCGCAATCAGCAATTGTTCCAGAGTAGGTTCGGCACCTTTGGCCTGAAGCAACGGATCATAGGAATCATACCTGCGCTGATCCATTCTCCGCGGAATCCGGGCGAGAGGCGCAGCTTGTTCTTCCAGCTCAAGTACTGGATTTTCCTCCGCCGCATCCAGCAAGTAACGGGTCAGATCCTGGCCAGACATGGTTAGCAAATGAAAGGATTGTTTCATCTCCGGCGTGATGGACAGCCGAATACGTTGTTCCTGTACCAACTGAACACCTAACATCCGTTTCCCTCCTTATGCCTTCGGCAATAAGCATCTGTGTTTCTTATACGAACAAAAGGATTTGCAGGGATAATAGCATACTATTCAAGTGAATGTAAGAAGTTTTTAGTCGAATCATGGGTTTCTGTCTAGTATTTCTCCGATACTAGCTTCGCCTGGGTAAACAACAGCAGATAGTCTCTTCCACCTGCCTTGGAATCCGTGCCTGACATGTTAAATCCGCCAAATGGATGTGTGCCTACCAGTGCTCCGGTACATTTCCGGTTGAAATACAGATTACCCGCAAAGTATTCGCGTCTTGCCTGTTCCAGATGTTTACGATTACGTGAGATCACCGCGCCGGTCAGACCATAGTCTGTATTATTGGCGATATCCAAAGCATCCTGGAAAGATTCTGCTTTGATGAACGCAAGCACAGGTCCAAAAATTTCATCTTGAGCAATCCGTGCTTTCGGGTCCACATCGGCAATTATGGTTGGTTCAATGAAATAACCTTCAACGTTCCCTGTACCGCCACCGTGCACAAGACGCCCCTCGCCCTTACCAATTTCAATATATTCCGTGATCTTTGCATATGCCTTGTCATCGATAACCGGCCCAACCTGACTGCCAACTTCAAGAGGACTGCCCATCGTCAGTTTCTGTGTCCGTTCAATCACTTTTTGCAATACTTCATCATATACATCCTTATGAATAATGGCACGGGAACACGCCGAACATTTCTGTCCTGAGAAACCAAATGCCGAAGCGGTAATGGACTCTGCCGCGAGTTCCAGATCACTGTCACTGTCTACTACGATGGAATCCTTGCCGCCCATCTCTGCAATAACCCGTTTGATCCACTTCTGACCTGGAGCTGTTCGTGCTGCACGTTCATTAATTCGCAGTCCTACATCTCTGGAACCGGTGAAACTGATAAACCGGGTGAGCGCATGATCCACGAGATAATCGCCCACTTCACTGCCTGGTCCTGGTAAAAAGTTCACGACACCATCCGGCAGACCAACTTCTGCAAGCAGCTCCATAAACTTCGCGGCAATCACCGGAGTTGTACTTGCGGGCTTTAACACCACCGTGTTGCCGGATACCAGTGCAGCAGAGGTCATGCCTGCCATAATTGCTAGCGGGAAGTTCCAAGGTGGAATAACAACACCAACGCCCAGCGGTATATAACTCAGTTCATTATCTTCTCCTGCAATCCGCACGAGGGGCTGCGGTTCACTCAGTCGCTGCATATCCCGTGCATAGAATTCCATAAAATCAATGGCTTCCGCTGTATCCGCATCGGCTTCCGGCCAAGTCTTGCCGGCTTCATAAACCATCCATGCGGAGAATTCATGCTTGCGACGGCGCATAATGGCAGCTGCTTTGTATAGATAACGAGCTCGTTCATTCGGGTCAGTATGTTTCCATGTGTGGAATGTCTCCGCTGCTGTCTGAATGGCCTTTTCGGCCAATTCCTGATCGGCCTGGTGAATGGTTCCGACCACTTGATTTTTGGCTGCGGGGTTCACGGAAGTTAACGTGCGGCTGCTTGTTATTTTTTGCCCACCAATAATAATCGGGTATTCCTGCCCAAGTTCAGCTTCTACCTGACGAAGTGCGTCTTCAAATGCTTCTTGGTTCGCCTGGACTGCAAAAGGTGTGAATGGTTCGTTAACAAAAGGGATATTCATCAATGATTCCTCCTTCAGGATGTGGGATTCGCTGGCTGCTCGCCTGAATTATTTTGCATGTTACTCATCACCAAATATATGTAGCAAAATCCGTGCCAACTCCGGTTGGGATTGAAATATTTTTCTAATTAAATTTAACTAAAGAAAATTCACACGGCCCATTCCGATGACAGAATAACCTTCCAAATTCAATTTAAATAGATAATCCTCATAAAAAATAGTAGACCATCGCTAAATCTGGCACGCTTCTTGCTTCTAATTAGGGATAAAAAGCATGATTTAACCGAGTTGGATCGAATGATGCACAATGCTGAAGGAGGAAACGAAAATGAGTGTGGGAACGGAAATATATCGCAAAACCTTATTAACCGTGGCAGGCAACAAAGCTGTAGAGAACCTGTCCATTAGATATGGTAAGAAGCTGGCAGGCAAGTTTATTGCAGGAAACACCTTGGAAGAAGCTCTCGAAGAGATCCGCATACTCAATAACAAAGGCATTATGGCTACGCTCGATCATCTGGGTGAAGGCATCACCCGCCTGAGCGAAGCGGCATTGTACAGGGATGAGTATGTACGCCTGGTAGAAGGCATTGCACGTGAAGGCGTAGACTCCAACGTCTCGCTAAAACCAACCCAGATGGGCCTCGCACTTGACCCGGAAGAGGGTTACCGAAATATCCGTACCGTTGCCGCACAAGCCAAATTACATGATCTATTTGTTCGAATTGATATGGAGGATAGTCCATTTACTCAAGCAACGCTGGATATTGTCCGAAGACTGCACTCGGAAGGACTGCATAATACAGGCACAGTATTGCAAGCCTACCTGCATCGCACCGAAGAAGATACGCGTGATATGATTCGGGAGGGCATCCGGCTTCGACTGGTTAAAGGTGCTTACAAAGAACCCGGATCAGTCGCCTATCAGAATACTTCTGAAGTCATTCATCAATTCAAAACGATGATTCGTAATCACCTCGATCAGGGTGTGTACACTGCAGTTGCCTCGCATGATGATCACATCATTAACTGGACGAAACAATACGCCAAGGATCGGGGAATCTCACCGGATGCCTTTGAATTTCAGATGTTATATGGTCTGCGCATGAGCGAACAGGAACGTCTCGCCAAAGAAGGCTATCGCATTCGCTGTTACGTACCTTATGGCACTATGTGGTATCCGTACTATACCCGTCGTTTAGCCGAAAAACCGGCTAATCTCTGGATGGTCGTTAAGAATATGTTCCGATAGTTATTTTCCAGCTGGATCAATATATATGAAAAAGACAAAAGAAAACCATGTTGCCTCTTTCTTTCTTGGCACATGGTTTTTTCTGTACGAACACTTTACCAGAGCATTCAACTTTCCTTTTCTCCGGTTCTTCTCTTAATGTCTAAAAAATTAGCATCCCCAATTTTAAATGTCTATTTTTCTGGACACACCCATTTATTAATCAAAATTATAAACTCGAAAAGTTTAACTACTTAATTGTTGAATAAGGATAGAGGCATTGGCATTGGTCTGTGTTCCACCTGCTAGTGTTTGCAGACCAACAGCTGATGCGCTGGAATGGTTCCGTAATGTCAGCACATCACCGGGAGCAGCCGTAATAATGACCATGCCTGGATTCGGTTGAGTGCCAGCTCCTGAACCATAGACACTGCCACCTACAGGGGCTCCGTTTTGATAAAGGGTGAATTGGTTTGCCTGCACACCTGCAACGTTGAAAAACACCGCATAGTCCCCGGCATTACCAATAATAATCGCAGCGGTATTGGCCGTGTGAGTAATACCGGTAAGATTTGCGTTGCTGTCGAAGATTACATCCGCTTCAATAGCTACAGTTTGAGCTGATGTATTAAAAATATAAGCGTACGAGGACAACCCTTGCCCTGCTGTACCGGTTGCTCCAGTGACACCTGTCGTTCCGGTAACCCCAGTGCTTCCTGATACCCCCGTAATGCCCGTGGCTCCTGTTACTCCAGTAGCCCCGGTGCTTCCCGTTGCTCCCGTAACACCAGTGGCTCCTGTTACTCCGGTAGCTCCGGTGTCCCCTGTTACTCCCGTAATGCCCGTGGCTCCTGTCACTCCAGTAGCTCCAGTGCTTCCCGTTGCTCCCGTAACGCCCGTGGCTCCCGTCACTCCAGTAGCTCCAATGCTTCCCGTTGCTCCCGTAGCGCCCGTGCCTCCTGTTACTCCAGTAACCCCAGTGCTTCCCGTGGCTCCCGTAACGCCAGTGGCTCCTGTCACTCCAGTGGCACCGGTGCCTCCTGTTACTCCTGTAACGCCAGTGGCTCCTGTTACTCCAGTAGCCCCGGTGCTTCCCGTTGCTCCCGTAACACCAGTGGCTCCTGTTACTCCGGTAGCTCCGGTGTCCCCTGTTACTCCCGTAATGCCCGTGGCTCCTGTCACTCCAGTAGCTCCAGTGCTTCCCGTTGCTCCCGTAACGCCCGTGGCTCCCGTCACTCCAGTAGCTCCAATGCTTCCCGTTGCTCCCGTAGCGCCCGTGCCTCCTGTTACTCCAGTAACCCCAGTGCTTCCCGTGGCTCCCGTAACGCCAGTGGCTCCTGTCACTCCAGTGGCACCGGTGCCTCCTGTTACTCCTGTAACGCCAGTGGCTCCTGTTACTCCGGTAGTCCCCGTTGCTCCTGTGACTCCGGTAGTCCCCGTTGCTCCTGTTACTCCAGTGGCACCGGTGCTTCCCGTTGCTCCCGTAACGCCCGTGCCTCCTGTGACTCCTGTTACTCCGGTAGCTCCGGTGCTTCCCGTTGCTCCCGTAACGCCCGTGCCTCCTGTTACTCCAGTAACCCCAGTGCTTCCCGTTACTCCCGTAACTCCTGTGACTCCTGATACTCCGGTAGCTCCGGTGCTTCCCGTTACTCCTGTAACGCCAGTGGCTCCTGTTACTCCGGTAGTCCCCGTTGCTCCTGTGACTCCGGTAGTCCCCGTTGCTCCTGTTACTCCAGTGGCACCGGTGCTTCCCGTTGCTCCCGTAACGCCCGTGCCTCCTGTGACTCCTGTTACTCCGGTAGCTCCGGTGCTTCCCGTTGCTCCCGTAACGCCCGTGCCTCCTGTTACTCCAGTAACCCCAGTGCTTCCCGTTACTCCCGTTACTCCCGTAACTCCTGTGACTCCTGTTACTCCGGTAGCTCCGGTGCTTCCCGTTGCTCCCGTAACGCCCGTGCCTCCTGTTACTCCAGTAGCTCCGGTGTTTCCCGTTGCTCCCGTAATGCCCGTGGCTCCTGTTACTCCGGTAGCTCCGGTGTCCCCTGTTACTCCCGTAACGCCAGTGGCTCCTGTTACTCCAGTAGCCCCGGTGCTTCCCGTGGCTCCCGTAATGCCCGTGGCTCCTGTTACTCCGGTAGCTCCGGTGTCCCCTGTTACTCCCGTAACGCCAGTGGCTCCTGTTACTCCAGTAGCCCCGGTGCTTCCCGTGGCTCCCGTAACCCCCGTGGCGCCTGTCACTCCAGTAGCTCCGGTGCCCCCTGTTACTCCCGTAATGCCCGTGGCTCCTGTCACTCCAGTGGCCCCAGTGCCCCCTGTTACTCCCGTAACGCCCGTGGCTCCTGTTACTCCAGTAGCTCCGGTGTTTCCCGTTGCTCCCGTAACGCCCGTGGCTCCTGTTACTCCAGTAGCCCCAGTGCTTCCTGTTGCTCCTGTCACTCCAGTAGCTCCGGTGCTTCCCGTTGCTCCCGTAACGCCCGTGGCTCCTGTTACTCCAGTAGCCCCAGTGCTTCCTGTTGCTCCTGTCACTCCAGTAGCTCCAGTGCTTCCCGTTGCTCCCGTAACGCCCGTGGCTCCTGTTATTCCGGTGGCCCCGGTGCTTCCCGTTACTCCCGTAACCCCCGTGGCGCCTGTCACTCCAGTGGCCCCGGTGCTTCCCGTTACTTCCCGTAATACCCGTGGCTCCTGTTACTCCAGTAGCTCCGGTACCTCCCGTTACTCCCGTAACGCCCGTGGCTCCTGTTACTCCAGTAGCTCCGGTACCTCCCGTTACTCCCGTAACGCCCGTGGCTCCTGTCACTCCAGTAGCTCCGGTGCCCCCTGTTACTCCCGTAAGACCCGCGGCTCCTGTTACTCCTGTAACGCCAGTGGCTCCTGTTACTCCGGTAGTCCCCGTTGCTCCTGTTACTCCAGTGGCACCGGTGCTTCCCGTTGCTCCCGTAACGCCCGTGCCTCCTGTTACTCCAGTAACCCCAGTGCTTCCCGTTACTCCCGTTACTCCCGTAACTCCTGTGACTCCTGTTACTCCGGTAGCTCCGGTGCTTCCCGTTGCTCCCGTAACGCCCGTGCCTCCTGTTACTCCAGTAACCCCAGTGCTTCCCGTGGCTCCCGTAACGCCAGTGGCTCCTGTCACTCCAGTGGCACCGGTGCCTCCTGTTACTCCTGTAACGCCAGTGGCTCCTGTTACTCCGGTAGTCCCCGTTGCTCCTGTGACGCCCGTGGCCCCTGTCACTCCAGTAGCTCCGGTGCCCCCTGTTACTCCCGTAATGCCCGTGCCTCCTGTTACTCCAGTAGCTCCGGTGCTTCCTGTTGCTCCCGTAAGACCCGCGACTCCTGTTACTCCGGTTGCCCCGGTGCTTCCTGTTGCTCCCGTAACGCCCGTGGCTCCTGTCACTCCAGTAGCTCCGGAGCCTCCCGTTACTCCCGTAATGCCCGTGGCTCCTGTTACTCCGGTGGCCCCGGTGCCTCCTGTCACCCCAGCGACCCCTGTAGTTCCTGTTACTCCAGTAGCGCCCGTTAATCCCGTTACGCCACTGACACCTGTTGCACCGGTAGCACCAGTTACGCCCACCGCCCCTATAGTTTCACCCAGCAACTCCTGCGAAACCAATCGGTGAGCGGTCACCAACTCGCCTTCGGAATTCTTGCCCCATACGGATATTTGTGCTTCTGGAGCAGCCGTGTCTGAGGTTGAAAATATAAACTCAAAAGCATCAAAATTCCCATTATAAACTTTGGTTATGACCTGATTAGGTGATACATTGAGCAGTTCTTCTACATATAATGTTCTCACTCCATTAAGGTAATAGCCCCGAAGAAGCACCGTGAACATTTCTGTCGCATTCCGGTTATCGATTTTGACAGTAACGGATTGAGTTGGTCGGATCCCCGTTATTCCTGAAATATTATTCTCAATGGGCCCAGTTGATAGAATGGCCATTTTATCACACTCCTTTAGTTCTTCTTCATGCGGATGGCCTTCATACAGCATTATTCAGAAGTTTCTTAATGGTGTGGACAATTCATGTTCTATATGAATAATCACTTCAACTGTCCGTGGAGCAGATTGAGAAATAACAGTTTAATCAGGTAACTCAAATGTCATTTATAATAACTCAACCCTCACCCAAAATACTGAATGGACCGTTAGAATTAGCATTAATTCCTTAAAATAATAGTAAAAGGAAATATCAGAAATGAAAATTCAACATTGATCTCTACTGTGCCGACAACATGTATGCTTCATGTCAAAAAATATATACACACCTCATTTGGAAAGTTATAATATGGGTAACCATCATTCTCCAGTCATTTCATATGTAGATCACTTATAAGTAACTCGTGTAAAAGAAGTCGTTTCCAAAAGTTATGCCCTAACTGAGGTGATATCGATGAAACATTTACTTCCAGAATTAATGTCTTTATTGCGTACGGATATGGATATTCTGGATACAGACCTCTCCACATTTACCATTCCGTCATCAACATCGTTGGTAGATGCCTTCTGCTTATTCGACACATCTTCTTATCTGTTCATTCAGGATGAAGGACCCATACTGGGATATATCGTGGTATCCGATGTTTTGCATGCCATGATGCATGCGCATCGCCTAATAGAAGCTTATTTTGAGACCACACTGGAGACAGCGGGTTCAGCTCTGACATTAATTAATGAAGATGCCAAGGTGGCCTACTGGACAACTGGCGCGGAGCATGTTTTTTCGATCAGCAAAAAAGACATCATCGGAC
The nucleotide sequence above comes from Paenibacillus sp. W2I17. Encoded proteins:
- the rpoN gene encoding RNA polymerase factor sigma-54, which translates into the protein MLGVQLVQEQRIRLSITPEMKQSFHLLTMSGQDLTRYLLDAAEENPVLELEEQAAPLARIPRRMDQRRYDSYDPLLQAKGAEPTLEQLLIAQIRVMTLPDELENMAVYLAGCVNDDGYLTVELAEVQATLELSMSKIAAGLELLQSLDPAGVGARNLQECLLLQIRRDPLAIQYAERMVEAGLEALVPFHPGRTGSRLGMTSREAQTAYDYITRLDPKPCRSIGCTERPHYIIPDAIVRLRNGEAHFSLHAAGNPRVSMNEACFRWIREEAPDAIWSTRVAEARAIIRSVHLRRRTLVRVLAAVMEEQKHFWVKGPSALKPLNLAVIAEKIGMHESTVSRAVNGKYIDTPHGVYELRAFFASGIGTTSGDKTSASAVKRRLKEIIRTEQTQRPYSDRHLATLLAEEGIVISRRTVAKYREELQILPSLERKRWA
- the pruA gene encoding L-glutamate gamma-semialdehyde dehydrogenase, which gives rise to MNIPFVNEPFTPFAVQANQEAFEDALRQVEAELGQEYPIIIGGQKITSSRTLTSVNPAAKNQVVGTIHQADQELAEKAIQTAAETFHTWKHTDPNERARYLYKAAAIMRRRKHEFSAWMVYEAGKTWPEADADTAEAIDFMEFYARDMQRLSEPQPLVRIAGEDNELSYIPLGVGVVIPPWNFPLAIMAGMTSAALVSGNTVVLKPASTTPVIAAKFMELLAEVGLPDGVVNFLPGPGSEVGDYLVDHALTRFISFTGSRDVGLRINERAARTAPGQKWIKRVIAEMGGKDSIVVDSDSDLELAAESITASAFGFSGQKCSACSRAIIHKDVYDEVLQKVIERTQKLTMGSPLEVGSQVGPVIDDKAYAKITEYIEIGKGEGRLVHGGGTGNVEGYFIEPTIIADVDPKARIAQDEIFGPVLAFIKAESFQDALDIANNTDYGLTGAVISRNRKHLEQARREYFAGNLYFNRKCTGALVGTHPFGGFNMSGTDSKAGGRDYLLLFTQAKLVSEKY
- a CDS encoding proline dehydrogenase family protein, with product MSVGTEIYRKTLLTVAGNKAVENLSIRYGKKLAGKFIAGNTLEEALEEIRILNNKGIMATLDHLGEGITRLSEAALYRDEYVRLVEGIAREGVDSNVSLKPTQMGLALDPEEGYRNIRTVAAQAKLHDLFVRIDMEDSPFTQATLDIVRRLHSEGLHNTGTVLQAYLHRTEEDTRDMIREGIRLRLVKGAYKEPGSVAYQNTSEVIHQFKTMIRNHLDQGVYTAVASHDDHIINWTKQYAKDRGISPDAFEFQMLYGLRMSEQERLAKEGYRIRCYVPYGTMWYPYYTRRLAEKPANLWMVVKNMFR
- a CDS encoding collagen-like protein is translated as MTGATGVTGVTGSTGATGITGATGVTGATGSTGATGVTGATGSTGATGVTGATGVTGATGSTGATGVTGATGSTGATGVTGATGVTGATGNTGATGVTGATGVTGVTGGTGATGVTGATGITGVTGGTGATGVTGATGVTGATGSTGATGVTGATGVTGVTGDTGATGVTGATGITGATGSTGATGVTGATGVTGVTGDTGATGVTGATGITGATGNTGATGVTGGTGVTGATGSTGATGVTGVTGVTGVTGVTGSTGVTGVTGGTGVTGATGSTGATGVTGVTGGTGVTGATGSTGATGVTGATGTTGVTGATGTTGVTGATGVTGVTGSTGATGVSGVTGVTGVTGSTGVTGVTGGTGVTGATGSTGATGVTGVTGGTGVTGATGSTGATGVTGATGTTGVTGATGTTGVTGATGVTGVTGGTGATGVTGATGVTGATGSTGVTGVTGGTGATGATGSIGATGVTGATGVTGATGSTGATGVTGATGITGVTGDTGATGVTGATGVTGATGSTGATGVTGATGVTGVTGGTGATGVTGATGVTGATGSTGVTGVTGGTGATGATGSIGATGVTGATGVTGATGSTGATGVTGATGITGVTGDTGATGVTGATGVTGATGSTGATGVTGATGITGVSGSTGVTGTTGVTGATGTAGQGLSSYAYIFNTSAQTVAIEADVIFDSNANLTGITHTANTAAIIIGNAGDYAVFFNVAGVQANQFTLYQNGAPVGGSVYGSGAGTQPNPGMVIITAAPGDVLTLRNHSSASAVGLQTLAGGTQTNANASILIQQLSS